DNA from Tachypleus tridentatus isolate NWPU-2018 chromosome 8, ASM421037v1, whole genome shotgun sequence:
AAATACAATGGTTCTATTAAGAAACTTGACAGTGATATGCATCAATAAACATCTGAAGGGAAATACGGAAGGGTTATACATTTCAGAACACGTGCGTTTTCAAGCCACTGCTGGTTattgaataacaaaaatacacagattACAGTACTAAAGAATTACTGGCATAACTTCTACTTGGCTGACTTTGCTGCAAAGACCACACAATATATAAAACGTGCCAGTTCTGCAAGGAAGACTTAAATGGGATAAGTTGGAAAAACAACAATCAATCCAAAATCCAGAACCAGTTTTTACTGtcaatacaataaatatcttcAATCACATGTAATCACAAAAACCTTTTACATGATGGTGGTATATTCAaaagtaagtattttattttttggtttagCAAGGGGAGTGAGATTTCATTGAAAAGcacactttatttattaaatagagTGAGTATGttctcttacagcaaagccacattgggctatctgctaagtcaaccaaggggaatcgaacccctgattgtagcattgtaaatccgtagacttaccgctgtaccggcAGGGGACCATATTAAATAGAAAGATCAGTTTCACACCAAGAATAATAACATGTTCTGTGATTACCCACAGCCTAGAACAGTGATAGAGAACCTATGGCACACAAAAACGTTTTGCTGGCACTCGACATGCAGTATTGCTTCTTGATTCTTTAAACCTCAATGCTAACCCATGATAAgtaaatacagatatatatataatgattatcatTATTGCACAATGCAGCAACCAATGATTTTTCCCAACCCGGaagcagtgagaaatgttcacaGGAGTTGTTCAGGCCCTCTTGGCGACAGCTTTGCGGTTGCAGGAACATGTGACATTGGATGACACGTTTTGAATTCCTCGCAGACCCAGTGTACACATCAGTATTTGAATAAAAACAGAAGTAAACTGTTGGTATTGGCTTCGCTCTGCTTAtatctttcttctgttgtttgtgaGTGAATACTGGATACTTAGTGATAACAGcggtaaatatgcatttattttttcacagtaaatatatgaattgtctcgttaaaattatgttatttggcgtggcatgtgtatatttttatcagttagttaattatagatttatttttatatcaatgacaaAGTTTCACCTGCTGTTATGTTACGGTAAGTTAAATTATCATATACAGGTTAAGTGGggagatatttttaaattgtatttactcTTTTCAGCTTGTCAGAATGTCAGCTCAATTACCAAAGAAACGAAAacaaggcctgacatggccaggttggttaaagcgttcgattcgtaatctgaggatcatgggttcgaatctccgtcgcaccaaacatactcgcccctttcagccgtgggggcgttataatgttacggtcaatcccactattcattggtaaaagagtagctcaagagttggcagtggatggtgatgactagctgccttctctctagtcttacactgctaaattagggacggctagcgcagatagcccttgagtagctttgcgcgaaattcgaaacaagcaAGCAAACGAAATCATTCAGATGGAAGGAGCAGCAGCAGATATTTTCATGAATCGTAGACTAAAAGAATTGGCATGATCGAAAAGGGGTGATAAAGCATTATACATCTCATGTTCTGTTACAGTAGTGTGCAGGACTTTCTCTGTAAAGCGGCATTATGAAACTGTTAATAAATGGGTTTGTGTTCTTCTTCCgggaagtcagcaacaacaacatcCAGTGAAATTTGTTTCAAGTAGTTCCAACTTAGTTGCTGCTTGTTTTGAGATTTCAAAGATTATTGATTAACATGGGAAAACCACTTAGTGATGGGGAGTATATTAAAGAATCATGGCTAGAATGTGCTCCTTTCCGTTTTGATGGTTttccacaaaaaaaaatattcagcacATTAAGGAATtgccagtgagtagaaacacagcaaaaaatagaatattaaagatggaaacaaacagAGCAGAACAGCTAACAAAAGATATTTGTTCATGTAAATTCCTTTCCTTTTGTGTTGATGAAAGCACTGATGTTACATCATCAGCTAGGCTAGCCATTACTTTTCGATTTTGTAGGGGTGATGAAATCTGCGAAGAACTGATTAACTTGGTAACATTACCTGAACATATCACGGGCTGAAATATGTAAGGCAGTAGTAAACGAATTATCCAATCGACAGACTGACCCTTCAAAAATAGTTTCCGTGATAACTGATGGTGTACCCAGCATGATTGGTAATGAAGTAGATTTTGTAGATCTGTTTGCAAAATATGTTGAACATCCACTGAAGGCTTTCATTGTATTATTAACAAAGAGGCTTTGTGTGTAAAGCTGGTCTTAAGGAGCTTGAAAATGTGATGAAAATTGTAACCatggtaattaattttatttctgcgcatgctttaaaaaaaagacaatttcagaATTTACTAAGAGAGGTGAATTCAGTGTACACAGGACTACTTATGTATGACAACGTTCGTTGGCTAAGTAGAGGTTTTGTCCTTAAACAATTTGTTGAGTGTTTGGATGAAATTCATCTCTTTCTGCcaatttaaaaacttttcttGTCTAGAATTATCTGATATTGTGTGGATTTGTATACTGATGCTTCTTACAGATTTTCCCTCACGTTTCAATGACTTGAACACCAAACTGAAGGGATCTGGCAAAACAGttgatgttatgtttgataacataaaagcttttgatatcaaactgaaaatttttaaatgtgatgtttacaatggcacttttaaatatttcccaaATCTAAAAAACACATGACAGATCTTgaaattcatgagaaaatatacatCTGGAGCTTGCAAATGCAATTTCCAAGCATCATTAATTCAActtttgaacaattttcttttatatttaataagttcaggttatttgaataaatttctaaattCATAAAGTATACAGACATTGTAACATTAGATAAAGTGAATATGGAAATGTTGCAATGGATTGACTTGGATAATTTTGAGATGCAACTGATTGAGTTACAAAGCAGCTCAATTTGTCGACTTAAGAGATGaactacaaaatattgaaagagaTCGGTTAGTGTCTGGAATAACGCAGAAAATTGCAAAAAATGAAGttctgaaattttgaaattttgatcctgaaacttttgactgtctgaaaaatgtttcaatgtcagtattaacagtattttcatcaacatatttatgccagtcattattttcagtgataaactttgtaaagtgtaattatagGAATAGACTTGCTGATGAAACTAGTGCTGCATGCATAGctctcaaaacaaccaaacacaagcctgatataaaatatctgtcataATTGGTGCAGCCGCAAAAGTCTCACTAAGagtaaaatatgcttattttcCTTTCCTTGGTTTTCTTTTTATGTTACATGATATGAACCAAAGCTTGTTGGCAAATCTCatatatttgatacatattaacatttaattgccttctaaattcaaattcaaatttccggttctTTGAATCAGCAATAcctaacatacgtaacataataaatggggtgataataaaatgaaagtgatgtaattttaaattaaaatcgaACATCATACTTAACGCACTACTTGAAGAAAACTCTTTaacaatgaaatacataaaatgatCCTAACAAAGAATACCTACTGTGAGAGTtgcccgttacaccaaacatgctcgccttttcagccgtgagggcgttataatgtgactattcattgatgaaagagtagcccaagagttgtcggtgggtcagtcttacactgctaaattagatatggcTACCGCAGActacccttgtgtagttttgtgtgaaattcaatcGTGTCAAATTTTATGTATTACTATAATAATCATATTACATGGTAATATTGGACTAGATATGTAGTAAACCATGGAACATTACTTGCATACACAGAGGTACTGTTATTTCATTTGCTATATATATACTCATGCAGTCAACTGTATCTGGATTTGATATGACTGTCGTTGAATGGCTTTCTTGTGGAACATCAGATTTCCTGCTGCACAGGAAAAAATGACAGTTAACTTTCACACTACATCCATACTGAGAAAACCAATATCAAATCCAGAAACGGATATGACTAATTTCATCGTGCGAGTGACATTGACAAGACAGAAGTAGAGATCTACTTCTTCCGTAACATCCAGTCTATCGTAATTTGGTCAGAAGAAAGTCAGTAGCCACTAGCTGTAGCAAAGGTCTCACTAGTACATATTGAAAGATTATGAGGTGCACTGGTACAGAACAACACTGTTACTTATTGTAAAGCAGTGTTTTTAGAACTGGTTGAATAAATATATGATGTGAATCAGTAAGCTATGATGTGAAAAAAACTGAAGACTTTGAAGTAATACAGTTGAGTGGTTGAATATTATGTTTTCTCATAAGAACATATGCTTGTTAAAATACActtgagtgtgtgtgtatatatatatactgtcttATTAGATTTATGTccctaaattattattttgtgtacaaaaatataggtgttaactttattataagcTTACAAAACCATTGTAACGATTTATGTGGTATATGAAAAATACACATGGATAATTTGATTTAATACTAACGAATTTCTATTTCCTTACTTGAGGATTAATTTCTGCTATCACACTTCCATCTTTTTCACTTTCGGCTAAACTACTTCAAAAGCGTTTAAAATGAATGGATTTATTGCATGCTTATGTGTGCTAACAAACGATGTCTCGttacaagaacaataaaaattcaTGATGTCGagaacccacttaaagtaaaaattatatcatCGGATATTACTTCATATTTGAGCGCCCTCTTTGATAAGACATCGTTTCTGACGTACCAGTAAGAAACCGTATCAGAGGTGACTTACAAGTTATAGGTATATAGCGATAAGAATTTGTTTGTGTGAGTGCTACGCTTTGGGTTGTAGTGTTAAACTGTATTGATAGCTCAAAACTGATATTTAACCgatatattctgtttatatttaaatattttgtgatatttaatagaattttaatgaaagtttgttacCTAAATCGATCAAGTGTTTTGTAAGGCAGGAAGAACAACATTTGCTAATTTGTtctacataattataaaattatagaagTTTCGATCAATCTTTTAGTTTTACGAAGCATCAATTTacctttttaaaaaattttagtaatttttgctAAACAAATAGTAGTGACACTAGTAAGTTTGTAATACTATTGTTACccactttattaataattaattgacGTAGTAGAACTAAGTAGTAATTACTAGTACTGTTTTAGCGTTAAAATCTACAAATATTACACGCTACAGACCGTAGCACCAAAGGCTACGAGAAATTGACGAGAAAAACTAACCCATCTCGCAGTTAGCGGGGATAGGAAATATGTCCTCGGAACTTCCACCCGATGCGCCAGCACCAAGATTATGTCATATTATTAAATGGCCAGATTTTGAAGGTTATGGTTTTAATTTGCATTCAGAGAAGTCAAGACGTGGCCAATACATTGGCAAGATTGATGCAGCTAGTCCCGCTGAGCTTGGTGGTCTAAGAGAAGGGGATAGAATTATTGAGGTAAATGGGGTAAATGTTGCAAATGAAAACCACAAGCAAGTTGTTGAAAGAATAAAATGCATTCCAAACGAAACCAGTTTATTGGTTATAGATCCAGAAGCTGATAAGTGGTACAAAGAAAATAACGGAGTAGTTAAAAGTGGACAGAGCAACGTCATCTTTTTAAAAACCCCAACAAAGAGGCCTGTAAAGAAACAAGTTTCAACGAAAGTGAAATAGAAAGGGACATAGTTGAAAAGTCACCAGCGATGAATATAAATAGTTCATCAAAAGAAGAACCAGTGTCTTCTGTAAGTGtttgtatatacgtatataaagaaaaatatagtaattttacACGTAGTTTTTActgaacaaaattgttttaagGAAAAAAATAAGTCTTCTCCAAATGTCGTacagataaatgaaaaatttgttaGTCACTGTATatcatattgaataaatatttaatgtgaattAGTAAACTATGATGTGAAAGAAACTGAAGGCTTTGATGTAATATGCAGTTGAGTGGTTGAATATTATGTTCTCTCATAAGAATATATGCTTGTTAAAATACAatagtgcatatatatatatatatatatatatatacacacacacacacacacacacacacacacacacacacacatatgctgTGTTATTAAACACCTCAATTATATCCCCTTTAACTCTTcttttgagagatttcagcctcttgTATGAAAACCCCTCCATCTTGGACACCATTCCaataacccttctctgaaccatttccagtAATTCAGTGTGTTTCCTAATGTTGTCATTCACATATTCATAATTACTGAACAaactttttcaattaattttaaccAACAGCACATCCTACACCTTTGAACAAACCATGCCACAATAATGCTTAAATGCAAATGTGTCCTATGATATTTAATTTCCTACATCCAACCTTACCATTTTGCTCTCCAACTATTAGTTACATggacaatttattttataatatctatGTAATTAAGTTGTCTAGTTATTTTATTCTGCAACAAAGTTCAAGCCTCTGAGCCTGACTTTTTAGCCCATATATCTTAAAGTATATACTATACTAGTAATGTTTCTATCTACCATTTTTGCCATATGAATATTTGTCATGCAATAAGAAGTCCAAAATTGATCTTGGTGTTTTAAGTGAAAGGGACATTACTATAGTCCATCTCATTTCACCAATGTCAGTTCTGACTAAGGCTCATCAGTTGTGATACCTATCAACCTTCTCCACACTGTTATATCTTCAAATGTTGCATGCTCTTCAACTTTTTCAGTTGATGTTCATATTTTCAAGAGCATCTTTTATTCTTTCCACCCACCTTATGTGGGGTCTTCCAGTTGGTTTTCTTCCTTGTGGTTCCCAGTTTGTGAGCTTCTTTGGATACCTACATATTTCCATAGCATCTTAACTTACTTCTTTCAGTAATTTCTAGTATTTATGTTAATACTTAAAATCTCTTAGACCAGTGTCTCTGATGGCACTTTACCCACATAACTACTCTGAAGTCTTTCTTTCACAAACCTAGTCACACCTTACTaaattacaattttcaaaataaatcttagaatttacttatttattttactacatcTAGA
Protein-coding regions in this window:
- the LOC143224001 gene encoding uncharacterized protein LOC143224001, with the protein product MSSELPPDAPAPRLCHIIKWPDFEGYGFNLHSEKSRRGQYIGKIDAASPAELGGLREGDRIIEVNGVNVANENHKQVVERIKCIPNETSLLVIDPEADKWYKENNGVVKSGQSNVIFLKTPTKRPVKKQVSTKVKNKALAESTSSNLPQNTDNINVNHGNTDSAPGPPHSSKPSQNDLNLNMSALEMRKLLTSKKKKDPRNNQMDMKEKYNQIQQL